In Spirosoma aureum, a single genomic region encodes these proteins:
- a CDS encoding alpha/beta fold hydrolase: MCRNSQTKVVLILFFLLPFYPSIAQQRFADLGSFSLENGQVIQNCQLGYRTFGRLNAAKSNAILVPTWFGGTSQGKAFVANPGGIADSTSYFTIVVDALGNGVSSSPSNSTAQAGAQFPKFTIRDMVHSEYELVTKSLGLTHLYAVMGISMGGMQSFEWLVSYPDFMDKVVPIVGTPKQSSYDRLFWGTQLTILERGNFSPEAMKTVGDLHELNLTTPGYFMSHLKAEEELDFVQKKENGYVNTNPYNWASQLRAMIGHDIYRGRSMAELKSMIKAKLLVVVAKQDHMVTPGMATELAKFLQVPFVELTSDCGHLATSCEEETIKKAVRQFWESK, encoded by the coding sequence ATGTGCCGGAATTCACAGACTAAAGTCGTTCTTATACTCTTCTTTTTGTTGCCGTTTTATCCGAGCATTGCTCAGCAACGCTTTGCCGATCTCGGTAGTTTTTCGCTCGAAAACGGCCAGGTTATTCAAAATTGCCAGCTTGGTTACCGAACCTTCGGCCGACTGAATGCCGCTAAATCGAACGCTATTCTGGTGCCTACCTGGTTTGGCGGCACGTCGCAGGGGAAAGCATTTGTGGCTAATCCGGGCGGTATTGCCGATAGCACCAGCTATTTTACGATTGTGGTCGATGCGCTGGGGAATGGGGTATCGTCTTCCCCATCGAATAGCACAGCTCAGGCAGGAGCACAGTTCCCGAAATTCACAATCCGTGATATGGTTCACTCAGAATATGAGCTGGTTACGAAGTCGCTCGGACTGACTCATCTGTATGCTGTTATGGGCATTTCGATGGGTGGAATGCAATCGTTCGAGTGGCTGGTTTCGTATCCTGATTTTATGGATAAAGTCGTTCCCATTGTGGGAACCCCGAAACAGAGCAGTTATGACAGGCTGTTCTGGGGAACACAATTGACGATTCTGGAGCGCGGCAATTTCTCGCCTGAAGCTATGAAGACTGTTGGTGATCTTCATGAGTTGAATTTAACGACGCCCGGCTACTTTATGAGTCATCTGAAGGCGGAAGAAGAACTAGATTTTGTGCAGAAAAAAGAGAATGGCTACGTAAATACAAACCCGTATAATTGGGCATCACAACTGAGAGCCATGATTGGTCATGATATCTACCGGGGCCGGTCAATGGCTGAACTCAAGTCGATGATCAAGGCCAAACTACTGGTTGTCGTGGCAAAACAGGATCACATGGTAACGCCCGGCATGGCTACCGAACTGGCTAAATTTCTGCAAGTGCCCTTTGTAGAGCTTACCAGCGACTGCGGCCATCTGGCCACCTCCTGCGAGGAAGAAACGATCAAGAAGGCAGTCAGACAGTTCTGGGAAAGTAAGTAA
- a CDS encoding TonB-dependent receptor, with the protein MKSFLFVVVLLLGTIEGVFAQKSAGALRIQGAVTDSISGKPLRSASVSLLSAHDSAYVMATITDGDGLFHFRNLAAGNYRVLVTFLGYRNASRSVSVNRETPDADLGTLIMVEQSSTLGEVVVKQERTPVEVKGDTLEFNAGSFKTQPNAQVEELLRKLPGVEVSRDGTIRAQGQTVNRVLVDGKPFFGNDPKMATRNLPADIVDKVQLYDQSSDQSQFSGIDDGNRERTINLTIKRDKRKGYFGQNSVGAGVDRDGGPTRYQGRLSLNRFNNGRQLSVIGQGNNLNQQNFTLGDGAASGPVIVGGPGGISPGVNQTPTNIIETKAAGLNYRDKWGSRAEVATSYFMNQAITTTDQQSHRQSILPEQSFLTDQHNYSQNRVTTHRFNGRLDWQLDSLTSLRLTPNLSWQTTGYTSELASRSVLPGIPGRNPQLLNTGETQYSSTGNGQTVYNNLLLMRKFRREGRSLSVNLNTVLNNGSTNALNQSVNSLYDSTGANPNEIRLDQRNNQGTYALQNTLTVSFTEPLSLTRKLEFRYAYANSRNRAERDVADFNEASGLYDRPNPGLSNRFGSVFATHQAGATLQTRRLRYTYALGFDVQQAELRVENRSVDTSLSRRYLNVLPSALFSYTFSGNRNIRLQYRTRLTAPSITQLQPIIDNANPLNVRMGNPTLRPEYYNNVTLTFNSSRSQGSKSLFLFASLNQSNNRIATTTNVSSAGVQTTRPVNAGGYWSANGVLSLSRKLQPLKMSMTLTTNAGFSRAVSFVNEQSNVSHNRSIGQGLRLQSNFNGKLEYGVSGNLTYQTATYSLLPRQNTSYWINYATADIHWQLPFRFVLTSDLTYTATSGQSAGYNQQFALWNVTLAKQFFKGNTGEVRIQAFDLLNQNRSLVRNTTDTYLEDVQSRVLRQYVLVSFVYNLRKFGI; encoded by the coding sequence ATGAAATCCTTCCTATTTGTTGTCGTGCTTTTACTGGGCACGATCGAGGGCGTGTTTGCCCAAAAAAGCGCCGGAGCATTGCGAATTCAAGGTGCGGTAACTGATTCAATAAGCGGAAAACCTTTACGGTCGGCGTCGGTGTCCTTACTGAGCGCTCATGATTCAGCCTATGTTATGGCTACGATTACCGACGGTGATGGGCTGTTTCATTTTCGAAACCTAGCGGCCGGAAATTATCGGGTATTGGTTACATTTCTGGGCTATCGGAACGCATCACGCAGCGTAAGTGTCAATCGCGAGACTCCGGATGCTGACCTGGGAACGCTTATTATGGTCGAACAGTCGAGTACGCTGGGCGAGGTGGTCGTCAAACAGGAGCGAACGCCTGTTGAGGTTAAGGGTGATACGCTGGAGTTTAATGCGGGTTCGTTTAAAACGCAGCCGAATGCACAGGTTGAAGAATTGCTTCGGAAATTACCGGGCGTTGAAGTAAGCCGTGACGGAACCATTCGGGCGCAGGGGCAAACCGTAAACCGGGTTCTGGTCGATGGGAAACCATTTTTCGGGAATGATCCTAAAATGGCAACCCGTAATTTACCTGCCGACATTGTGGATAAAGTGCAGTTGTATGATCAGTCTTCGGATCAATCTCAATTTTCGGGGATTGACGATGGCAATCGGGAGCGGACGATCAACCTGACCATCAAACGAGACAAGCGTAAGGGGTATTTTGGCCAGAATTCGGTGGGTGCGGGTGTTGACCGGGATGGTGGTCCGACGCGGTATCAGGGACGATTGAGCCTGAATCGGTTTAATAATGGGCGTCAGCTTTCCGTTATCGGGCAGGGCAATAACCTGAACCAACAGAATTTTACCCTGGGCGATGGTGCGGCTAGTGGACCTGTAATTGTTGGCGGACCTGGTGGAATTTCACCAGGTGTTAACCAAACACCGACCAATATCATTGAAACAAAAGCCGCGGGTCTGAATTACCGCGACAAATGGGGGAGTCGGGCCGAAGTAGCTACCAGCTACTTTATGAATCAGGCCATCACAACAACTGATCAGCAAAGCCACCGCCAGAGTATTTTACCCGAGCAATCGTTTCTGACCGACCAGCACAATTATTCGCAGAATCGTGTCACAACACATCGTTTCAATGGTCGGCTTGATTGGCAACTCGATTCATTGACGAGCCTTCGTTTAACGCCCAATCTTTCGTGGCAAACTACAGGCTATACGAGTGAGCTGGCCAGTCGATCCGTTTTGCCCGGCATTCCGGGGCGTAATCCGCAATTGCTGAACACGGGAGAAACACAGTATAGCTCTACCGGAAATGGACAAACTGTCTACAACAACCTCCTGCTTATGCGCAAATTCCGGCGAGAAGGCCGGTCGCTTTCGGTCAACCTGAATACGGTTTTAAACAATGGCAGTACAAACGCACTGAATCAATCGGTCAATAGCCTTTATGATTCTACGGGGGCCAATCCGAATGAAATCCGGCTTGATCAGCGCAATAATCAAGGGACTTACGCGCTTCAGAACACGCTGACTGTATCGTTTACGGAGCCATTATCACTGACCCGAAAGCTTGAATTTAGGTATGCCTATGCCAATAGTCGAAACCGTGCTGAACGGGATGTCGCTGACTTCAATGAAGCATCCGGGCTATATGATCGCCCTAATCCGGGGTTAAGCAATCGTTTCGGCAGCGTGTTTGCCACCCATCAGGCGGGGGCTACCCTACAGACGCGCCGACTACGCTATACCTATGCGCTGGGTTTCGATGTGCAGCAGGCCGAACTCCGTGTTGAAAACCGCTCGGTCGATACCAGCCTTAGCCGCCGATACCTGAACGTATTGCCCAGCGCACTGTTTTCCTACACGTTTTCGGGAAATCGTAATATACGCCTTCAATACCGGACCCGATTAACGGCACCATCCATCACGCAGTTGCAACCCATTATCGATAACGCCAATCCGTTGAACGTTCGCATGGGTAATCCGACTCTGCGACCGGAATATTATAATAATGTTACGCTGACCTTTAATAGCTCACGTTCGCAGGGAAGTAAAAGCTTGTTTCTGTTCGCCAGTCTAAATCAGAGCAACAATCGGATTGCTACCACCACAAACGTAAGCAGCGCGGGCGTGCAAACAACCCGGCCTGTTAATGCTGGTGGCTATTGGTCAGCGAATGGGGTTCTATCGCTAAGCCGGAAACTTCAACCTCTTAAAATGAGCATGACGCTGACAACGAATGCCGGTTTTTCACGGGCTGTAAGTTTTGTCAATGAGCAGAGCAATGTGTCGCATAACCGGAGTATTGGGCAGGGCCTTCGGTTGCAGTCGAATTTCAACGGCAAACTTGAGTATGGGGTGAGCGGTAATCTGACTTACCAGACGGCAACTTATTCACTGCTTCCCCGGCAAAATACGTCCTACTGGATCAACTATGCCACCGCCGATATTCACTGGCAGCTGCCGTTTCGCTTCGTGCTGACGAGCGATCTGACCTATACGGCAACATCGGGTCAGTCGGCGGGTTATAACCAGCAGTTTGCGCTCTGGAACGTGACCTTGGCAAAGCAGTTTTTTAAAGGAAATACGGGCGAAGTTCGCATACAGGCGTTTGATCTGCTCAATCAGAACCGGAGCCTGGTTCGAAACACAACCGATACCTATCTGGAAGACGTACAGAGTCGGGTGCTTCGCCAGTATGTGCTGGTAAGCTTCGTATATAATCTGCGAAAGTTTGGCATCTGA
- a CDS encoding GLPGLI family protein, protein MKTYSILATILSLLATMSRPALAQTVSAAQWSGQITYEVVRKVDPNSMRIIINGEQVKPGDPNFPADIPDTRTFSQKLLVAGNFAKVNRDEEGMVVRVGLGGGGAAPQTTNMGRPFEEQVFLDLNGQKAITILTIGKDKEAKNYRAETPLQRASDWQLTDQTKKIAGFTCRKATIPFRKETYTVWFTTELPFTYSPIQELTPEAGAVLLIESSREQFRATKVSTSAVDAKDVQPVTTAETVTAAQLADLRQKAAADFRQQLMMGERN, encoded by the coding sequence ATGAAAACGTATTCTATTTTAGCAACTATCCTGTCTCTACTGGCAACGATGTCGCGTCCTGCTTTAGCCCAAACCGTTTCTGCGGCTCAATGGTCAGGACAGATTACCTATGAAGTGGTTCGTAAGGTCGATCCCAACAGCATGCGTATCATAATAAACGGTGAACAGGTTAAACCGGGCGATCCGAATTTCCCTGCTGATATTCCCGATACACGCACGTTCAGCCAAAAATTGCTGGTTGCTGGCAATTTTGCCAAAGTAAACCGCGACGAAGAGGGTATGGTTGTGCGAGTTGGTCTGGGCGGTGGTGGCGCAGCACCGCAGACAACAAATATGGGGCGTCCGTTTGAGGAGCAGGTGTTTTTAGACCTGAATGGGCAGAAAGCAATTACCATACTGACAATTGGCAAAGACAAAGAAGCGAAAAACTATCGGGCCGAAACACCTTTGCAACGGGCAAGTGACTGGCAGCTAACCGATCAGACAAAGAAAATAGCTGGCTTTACCTGCCGAAAAGCAACCATACCGTTTCGCAAGGAAACCTATACGGTCTGGTTCACGACCGAATTGCCGTTTACGTACTCGCCAATTCAGGAACTGACGCCCGAAGCGGGCGCCGTATTGCTCATCGAAAGCAGCCGCGAACAATTTAGAGCTACAAAAGTCAGTACATCTGCTGTGGATGCGAAAGATGTTCAACCAGTTACAACCGCAGAAACAGTTACTGCCGCCCAATTGGCCGACCTTCGTCAGAAAGCAGCCGCTGATTTTCGCCAGCAATTGATGATGGGTGAACGAAATTAA
- a CDS encoding sensor histidine kinase, translating into MNRRIRSIFWLMTACIVGINAFQAYWLWKNYQIDRQQFSQTVQDALFQVLEQQQVGEARRLLGKKLRGRTAPADSHSSRIIIRQYGSESQQTRVFFYDQPESLSNKPKAGKQPTKRLIVTYNTNQQRAENSPLQPADSMARRISSLVMLNWAGGKNLNLFKLKNDYRTELLRRSIDTDFQLDTVTIHPRHGQSDVLIFKNDGQQSGPDKRLQTSPLPINPVQNLFVQASFTTPSFYLLRRMGWLLGGSLLLLLLTTGCFLFMLSTIMRQKKLSEVKNDFINNMTHELKTPIATVTAAIEALQNFGALNDPQRTQNYLAISQNNLQRLSDLVEKVLNLAVEEKRELTLRPELVNLAELAHDLITNHQLRAPKPIAFVADIPAEASVLVDRVHFGNALNNLIDNAINYSRDQVHIRLAFRQNRDGWQLSVIDDGIGILKTYQSAIFDRFFRVPTGNLHAVKGFGLGLAYVRQVVERHGGHIQVQSEPGKGSEFILLFTNH; encoded by the coding sequence ATGAATCGGCGCATTCGTTCTATATTCTGGCTGATGACGGCCTGCATTGTAGGCATCAATGCCTTCCAGGCCTACTGGCTTTGGAAAAATTACCAAATTGACCGTCAGCAATTTAGTCAGACGGTTCAGGATGCCTTGTTTCAGGTACTGGAACAGCAGCAGGTTGGCGAAGCCCGGCGTCTGCTTGGCAAAAAGCTTCGGGGTCGTACGGCCCCCGCCGATAGTCATAGTTCACGTATCATTATACGCCAGTATGGCTCCGAAAGCCAACAGACACGGGTATTCTTCTATGATCAGCCAGAAAGCCTGTCAAACAAGCCAAAGGCAGGCAAACAACCGACTAAGCGCCTGATCGTTACATACAATACCAATCAACAACGAGCCGAAAATTCACCCCTCCAACCGGCCGATTCAATGGCCCGACGAATCTCCAGTCTGGTTATGCTCAACTGGGCTGGCGGTAAAAACCTGAATCTGTTTAAATTGAAAAATGACTATCGGACCGAGCTTCTGCGACGCTCTATCGACACTGACTTTCAACTCGATACTGTCACAATTCATCCGCGTCATGGCCAGAGCGATGTGTTGATCTTTAAAAATGATGGGCAGCAATCGGGTCCAGATAAAAGGCTTCAAACGTCACCATTGCCGATCAATCCCGTTCAGAATCTCTTCGTACAGGCGTCATTCACGACGCCGAGTTTTTACCTTCTGCGCCGAATGGGCTGGCTGTTGGGTGGTTCGCTGCTCCTGTTATTGCTTACAACGGGCTGTTTCCTGTTTATGCTGTCGACGATCATGCGACAAAAAAAGTTATCGGAGGTAAAAAACGACTTCATCAATAACATGACGCACGAACTGAAAACGCCCATCGCTACCGTGACGGCAGCGATTGAAGCACTCCAGAATTTCGGCGCGCTGAATGATCCGCAACGGACACAAAACTATCTGGCTATCTCCCAAAATAACCTTCAACGACTTTCTGACCTTGTCGAGAAAGTTCTGAATCTGGCCGTCGAAGAAAAACGAGAACTTACGCTCCGACCCGAATTGGTCAATCTGGCCGAATTAGCGCACGATCTGATTACGAACCATCAACTTCGTGCACCCAAACCGATCGCATTTGTTGCCGATATACCAGCAGAAGCATCAGTGCTGGTCGACCGTGTCCATTTTGGCAACGCGCTCAATAATCTGATTGATAATGCCATCAATTACTCGCGCGATCAGGTTCATATTCGGCTGGCGTTTCGACAGAATAGAGACGGTTGGCAACTGTCGGTTATCGATGATGGCATTGGCATCTTGAAAACCTACCAGTCAGCTATTTTTGACCGTTTCTTTCGCGTGCCGACCGGCAATTTGCATGCGGTCAAAGGATTTGGCCTGGGATTGGCCTATGTTCGCCAGGTGGTTGAGCGACATGGCGGTCACATTCAGGTGCAAAGCGAACCAGGAAAAGGAAGCGAATTTATCTTATTGTTCACCAATCATTGA
- a CDS encoding DUF6582 domain-containing protein, translating into MTKDPKIDRRDDVKPTEGEHKYGDVEFADRTNKKYPIDTPEHVRAAWSYINHKDNAAKYDADEVDVIKDRIKKAAKKQHVTIEDE; encoded by the coding sequence ATGACAAAAGACCCGAAAATTGATCGGCGTGACGATGTTAAGCCGACCGAAGGTGAGCACAAATACGGTGACGTAGAATTTGCTGACCGAACCAACAAGAAGTATCCAATTGATACGCCCGAGCATGTCCGTGCGGCATGGAGTTATATCAATCACAAGGATAACGCGGCAAAATACGATGCCGACGAAGTGGATGTAATTAAGGACCGGATTAAAAAAGCGGCAAAAAAACAGCACGTAACCATTGAGGACGAATAA
- the namA gene encoding NADPH dehydrogenase NamA, whose translation MSALFSPITIRSIQLKNRIVVSPMCQYSSENGFANDWHLVHLGSRAVGGAALIFTEATAVSPEGRISPHDLGIWKDDHIAGLKRITQFINQHGSIAGIQLAHAGRKASHHRPWDGGKAIPPAEERGWETVAPSSIPFIEAEPRPLALTKEGIENVLIDFQDAARRAVEAGFQVAEIHAAHGYLLHEFLSPLSNQRTDEYGGSFDNRIRLLLQVIEQVQAVWPEEYPLFVRISATEWTEGGWTADDSVALASVLKTKGVDVIDCSSGGNVAHAKIPVGPGYQVEFAERVKQEAGIMTAAVGLITHVDQAEAILANGQADFVLLGREFLRDPYFPLHAAHALGDDIIWPSQYERAKPK comes from the coding sequence ATGTCTGCTCTTTTTTCTCCGATCACCATCCGTAGTATCCAGCTCAAAAATCGAATTGTTGTTTCGCCGATGTGCCAGTATTCCAGCGAAAACGGCTTTGCCAACGACTGGCACCTGGTCCATCTGGGCAGTCGTGCTGTAGGTGGCGCTGCGTTAATTTTTACGGAAGCAACGGCCGTCTCGCCCGAAGGTCGTATTTCGCCACATGATCTGGGTATCTGGAAAGACGACCACATTGCAGGACTGAAACGAATAACCCAGTTCATAAACCAGCATGGGTCTATTGCCGGTATTCAGCTAGCCCATGCCGGACGCAAGGCAAGCCATCATCGACCCTGGGATGGCGGGAAAGCCATTCCGCCTGCCGAAGAGCGAGGCTGGGAAACCGTTGCACCGAGTTCTATTCCTTTCATAGAAGCCGAACCAAGACCGTTAGCGTTAACTAAAGAAGGTATTGAGAACGTGCTGATTGATTTTCAGGATGCTGCTCGCCGGGCCGTGGAAGCTGGCTTTCAGGTTGCCGAAATTCATGCAGCTCATGGTTATCTGCTCCACGAATTCCTGTCGCCCTTGAGTAATCAGCGAACGGATGAATACGGCGGTTCGTTCGATAACCGAATTCGTTTGTTGCTTCAGGTGATTGAACAAGTACAAGCTGTCTGGCCAGAAGAATATCCTCTTTTCGTTCGCATATCGGCAACGGAATGGACTGAAGGCGGCTGGACCGCCGATGACTCCGTAGCGCTGGCATCGGTCCTGAAAACCAAAGGGGTAGATGTTATCGATTGTTCAAGCGGAGGTAATGTTGCCCATGCGAAAATTCCGGTAGGCCCTGGCTATCAGGTAGAATTTGCCGAACGAGTGAAGCAGGAAGCCGGTATTATGACCGCTGCGGTTGGCCTGATTACGCACGTTGACCAGGCCGAGGCCATACTTGCTAATGGGCAGGCCGATTTTGTTCTTTTAGGTCGCGAATTCCTCCGCGATCCGTATTTTCCACTTCATGCTGCCCATGCACTAGGTGATGATATTATCTGGCCGTCGCAGTATGAGCGGGCAAAACCAAAGTAA
- a CDS encoding cation diffusion facilitator family transporter, which produces MPASKTPIYSALAANLAIAITKFIAAGVTGSSAMVSEGIHSLVDTLNEILLLLGIARSKKPADTKRPFGYGKEQYFWAFIVSILIFGVGGGVSFYEGITHLQHPEPIQKPFWNYIVLGVAFCFDGLSFITALREFNRQRGNKPFWSAVKGSKDPSTFVVLFEDASDLLGLIVAFLGVFLGHQFNNPYFDGGASIIIGLILTGVSIVLARESRSLLMGESVEPATLNQIIALTERDNAVTSVIQSPSMYLSPDEVLVLLVIDFQDALSTSEINQAINRIRATVQQQFPIVKQVFIEPGIPSIQ; this is translated from the coding sequence ATGCCAGCGTCCAAAACTCCGATTTACAGTGCTTTAGCCGCTAATCTGGCAATTGCCATTACTAAATTTATCGCGGCTGGCGTTACGGGCAGTTCAGCCATGGTTTCTGAAGGAATCCACTCATTAGTCGATACGCTGAATGAAATTCTATTATTACTGGGGATTGCCCGAAGTAAAAAACCAGCCGACACGAAAAGGCCTTTTGGCTACGGCAAAGAGCAATATTTCTGGGCGTTCATTGTCTCGATTTTGATTTTTGGCGTGGGTGGTGGTGTTTCATTTTATGAAGGCATCACGCATTTACAACATCCAGAACCGATCCAAAAACCGTTCTGGAATTACATTGTTCTGGGCGTAGCATTCTGTTTCGACGGACTTTCCTTTATCACCGCCCTCAGAGAATTTAACCGCCAGCGTGGCAACAAGCCATTCTGGTCGGCCGTTAAAGGCAGCAAAGATCCGTCCACATTCGTGGTGCTTTTTGAGGATGCCTCCGATCTGCTCGGCTTGATCGTAGCATTTCTGGGCGTCTTTCTGGGTCATCAGTTCAACAATCCGTACTTCGATGGGGGCGCATCCATCATCATTGGCCTGATTTTGACCGGGGTGTCGATCGTGCTGGCTCGCGAAAGCAGGAGCCTGCTCATGGGCGAGAGTGTTGAGCCAGCAACCTTAAACCAGATCATAGCCCTGACCGAACGGGATAATGCCGTGACGAGCGTGATCCAGTCGCCCTCCATGTACCTCAGTCCCGATGAAGTGCTGGTATTACTTGTCATCGATTTTCAGGATGCCTTATCGACCTCCGAGATCAATCAGGCGATCAATCGAATACGGGCAACGGTTCAGCAACAGTTTCCAATTGTAAAACAGGTATTTATTGAACCAGGTATTCCGTCAATTCAGTAA
- a CDS encoding response regulator transcription factor: protein MPTVLLIEDEAALGMIVRDSLEVRGFTVRYATNGDEGLAMFRQERPDIIVADVMMPQMDGFTLVEQIRKVDTDIPVLFLTARSQTADVVRGFELGGNDYLKKPFSLDELIVRINALLRRAMVPQLRVQPVSDFLPIGRYQFDPPKQKLVLDSHEVLLSYREAELLRRLYEQRNQVLERAVVLMEIWGDDSFFNGRSLDVFITRLRRHLREDPQIQIVNIRGIGYKLII from the coding sequence ATGCCAACCGTTCTGTTAATTGAAGATGAGGCCGCTCTTGGCATGATCGTCCGCGATAGTCTCGAAGTACGTGGTTTTACGGTACGTTATGCCACCAATGGTGACGAAGGTCTGGCGATGTTTCGGCAGGAACGGCCCGATATCATTGTAGCGGATGTCATGATGCCTCAAATGGACGGGTTTACATTAGTTGAACAAATTCGCAAAGTTGATACCGATATACCGGTTCTGTTTCTGACAGCCCGCTCACAGACAGCCGATGTGGTGCGCGGCTTTGAGCTGGGTGGTAACGATTACCTCAAGAAACCATTTAGTCTCGACGAATTGATCGTCCGAATCAATGCTCTACTTCGACGGGCAATGGTCCCTCAATTGCGCGTTCAGCCGGTATCTGATTTTTTACCGATTGGCCGCTATCAGTTTGACCCGCCCAAGCAAAAATTAGTCTTAGATAGTCATGAAGTGTTGCTTTCGTACCGGGAAGCTGAGCTACTCCGACGGCTCTATGAACAGCGAAACCAGGTATTGGAACGAGCTGTCGTTCTGATGGAGATCTGGGGCGATGACTCCTTTTTCAATGGCCGTAGTCTGGATGTATTTATTACGCGACTTCGGCGTCACCTCCGCGAAGACCCTCAGATACAGATTGTCAATATTCGTGGTATTGGCTATAAGCTGATCATCTAA